A genome region from Passer domesticus isolate bPasDom1 chromosome 27, bPasDom1.hap1, whole genome shotgun sequence includes the following:
- the ATP6V0A1 gene encoding V-type proton ATPase 116 kDa subunit a 1 isoform X2 gives MGELFRSEEMTLAQLFLQSEAAYCCVSELGELGKVQFRDLNPDVNVFHRKFVNEVRRCEEMDRKLRFVEKEIKKANIPIMDTGENPEVPFPRDMIDLEANFEKIENELKEINTNQEALKRNFLELTELKFILRKTQQFFDEAELHHQQMADPDLLEESSSLLEPSEMGRGAPLRLGFVAGVINRERIPTFERMLWRVCRGNVFLRQAEIENPLEDPVTGDYVHKSVFIIFFQGDQLKNRVKKICEGFRASLYPCPETPQERKEMASGVNTRIDDLQMVLNQTEDHRQRVLQAAAKNIRVWFIKVRKMKAIYHTLNLCNIDVTQKCLIAEVWCPVADLDSIQFALRRGTEHSGSTVPSILNRMQTNQTPPTYNKTNKFTSGFQNIVDAYGIGTYREINPAPYTIITFPFLFAVMFGDFGHGILMTLIAVWMVVRESRILSQKSDNEMFNMVFSGRYIILLMGLFSTYTGLIYNDCFSKSLNMFGSSWSVRPMFNKANWSDALLETTPLLQLDPAIPGVFGGPYPFGIDPIWNIASNKLAFLNSFKMKMSVILGIFQMLFGVALSLLNHIYFKKPLNIYLGFIPEMIFMSSLFGYLVILIFYKWTAYDAHTSKEAPSLLIHFINMFLFSYEDTSNKMLYSGQKGLQCFLVVVALLCVPWMLVAKPLVLRQQYLRRKHLPQEGQPEEAQGSTNAQALEAAAAATGTHNFGGIRVGNGPTEEDAEIIQHDQLSTHSEEGEEFDFGDTVVYQAIHTIEYCLGCISNTASYLRLWALSLAHAQLSEVLWTMVIHIGLSVRSLGGGLGLFFIFAAFATLTVAILLVMEGLSAFLHALRLHWIEFQNKFYTGTGFKFLPFSFDIIREGRFDD, from the exons ATGGGGGAGCTGTTCCGCAGCGAGGAGATGACCCTGGcgcagctgttcctgcagtcCGAGGCCGCCTACTGCTGTGTCAGCGAGCTGGGCGAGCTGGGCAAGGTCCAGTTCCGCGAC CTGAACCCCGACGTGAACGTGTTCCACCGTAAATTCGTCAATGAGGTCCGGAGGTGCGAGGAGATGGACAGAAAGCTCC GGTTTGTGGAGAAGGAGATTAAAAAGGCAAATATTCCCATCATGGACACGGGTGAAAACCCAGAGGTGCCTTTTCCACGTGACATGATTGACCTGGAG GCAAACTTTGAGAAAATTGAAAATGAGCTTAAAGAAATCAACACCAACCAGGAGGCTCTGAAGAGAAACTTCTTGGAGCTGACAGAATTAAAGTTTATACTGCGTAAAACTCAGCAGTTTTTTGATGAG GCTGAATTGCATCATCAGCAGATGGCGGATCCAGACCTGCTGGAGGAATCCTCTTCACTGCTGGAGCCGAGCGAGATGGGAAGAGGTGCCCCGCTCCGACTCGG GTTCGTGGCTGGCGTGATCAACCGCGAGCGCATCCCCACCTTCGAGCGGATGCTGTGGCGCGTGTGCCGCGGGAACGTCTTCTTGCGGCAGGCCGAGATCGAGAACCCCCTGGAGGACCCCGTCACG GGGGATTACGTGCACAAGTCTGTATTTATCATCTTCTTCCAAGGTGACCAGCTGAAGAACAGAGTCAAGAAGATCTGTGAAGG GTTCCGAGCCTCCCTCTACCCATGCCCAGAAACTCCTCAGGAGCGGAAGGAAATGGCTTCTGGTGTCAACACCAGAATTGATGATCTTCAGATG GTGCTGAACCAAACTGAGGATCACCGCCAGAGGGTTTTGCAGGCAGCTGCTAAAAACATCCGCGTGTGGTTCATCAAAGTGAGGAAGATGAAGGCCATCTACCACACCCTGAACCTGTGCAACATCGACGTGACACAGAAGTGCTTGATTGCTGAAGTCTGGTGTCCTGTTGCTGACCTGGACTCCATCCAGTTTGCTCTCAGGAGAGGCACT GAGCACAGTGGATCCACTGTCCCATCTATTTTAAACAGGATGCAAACCAATCAGACCCCACCCACGTACAACAAAACTAACAAGTTTACTTCTGGCTTTCAAAACATTGTTGATGCTTATGGCATTGGGACATATCGGGAAATAAATCCAG CACCCTATACCATCATCACCTTCCCATTCCTGTTTGCTGTgatgtttggggattttggccATGGCATCCTGATGACTCTGATTGCTGTCTGGATGGTGGTGAGGGAGAGCCGGATCCTGTCCCAGAAGAGTGACAATGAG ATGTTCAACATGGTGTTCAGTGGTCGATACATCATCCTGCTGATGGGGCTGTTCTCCACCTACACGGGGCTCATCTACAACGACTGCTTCTCCAAATCCCTCAACATGTTTGGTTCCTCCTGGAGCGTCAGGCCCATGTTCAATAAAGCCAACTGGTC AGATGCTTTGCTGGAGACCAcccccctgctgcagctggatccTGCCATCCCAGGGGTGTTTGGGGGGCCCTACCCATTTGGCATTGACCCA ATCTGGAATATTGCCAGCAATAAGCTGGCTTTCCTCAATTCCTTCAAGATGAAGATGTCTGTGATTCTTGGCATTTTCCAGATGCTCTTTGGTGTTGCTTTGAGTCTCCTCAACCACAT CTATTTTAAGAAGCCACTGAACATATACCTTGGATTTATCCCAGAAATGATTTTCATGTCCTCCCTCTTTGGATACCTTGTTATTCTCATCTTTTACAAGTGGACAGCCTACGATGCTCACACATCCAAGGAAGCACCCAGCCTCTTAATACACTTCATCAACATGTTTCTGTTCTCCTATGAGGACACCAGTAATAAGATGCTTTATAGTGGGCAG AAAGGGCTCCAGTGCTTCCTTGTGGTGGTAGCCTTGCTGTGTGTGCCATGGATGCTGGTAGCCAAACCCCTGGTCCTTCGCCAGCAGTACTTAAGGAGAAAACACTTG CCCCAGGAAGGGCAGCCCGAGGAGGCCCAGGGCAGCACGAACGCGCAGGCGCTCGAGGCAGCAGCGGCTGCAACA GGCACGCACAACTTTGGTGGGATCCGGGTGGGCAATGGCCCAACAGAGGAGGATGCTGAGATCATTCAACATGACCAGTTATCTACCCATTCTGAGGAGGGGGAAGAG TTTGACTTTGGGGACACCGTGGTGTACCAGGCCATCCACACCATCGAGTACTGCCTGGGCTGCATCTCCAACACCGCCTCCTACCTGCGCCTCTGGGCCCTGAGCTTGGCCCACGCAC AGCTCTCAGAGGTGCTCTGGACCATGGTGATCCACATTGGCCTGAGCGTGAGGAGCCTGGGGGGAGGCTTGGGCCTCTTCTTCATCTTTGCTGCTTTTGCCACGCTGACAGTGGCCATCCTGCTGGTCATGGAGGGGCTTTCAGCCTTCCTCCACGCTCTGCGCCTGCACTG GATTGAATTCCAGAACAAGTTCTACACTGGCACTGGGTTCAAgtttctccctttctcctttGATATCATCCGTGAGGGGAGGTTTGATGACTGA
- the ATP6V0A1 gene encoding V-type proton ATPase 116 kDa subunit a 1 isoform X8: MGELFRSEEMTLAQLFLQSEAAYCCVSELGELGKVQFRDLNPDVNVFHRKFVNEVRRCEEMDRKLRFVEKEIKKANIPIMDTGENPEVPFPRDMIDLEANFEKIENELKEINTNQEALKRNFLELTELKFILRKTQQFFDEMADPDLLEESSSLLEPSEMGRGAPLRLGFVAGVINRERIPTFERMLWRVCRGNVFLRQAEIENPLEDPVTGDYVHKSVFIIFFQGDQLKNRVKKICEGFRASLYPCPETPQERKEMASGVNTRIDDLQMVLNQTEDHRQRVLQAAAKNIRVWFIKVRKMKAIYHTLNLCNIDVTQKCLIAEVWCPVADLDSIQFALRRGTEHSGSTVPSILNRMQTNQTPPTYNKTNKFTSGFQNIVDAYGIGTYREINPAPYTIITFPFLFAVMFGDFGHGILMTLIAVWMVVRESRILSQKSDNEMFNMVFSGRYIILLMGLFSTYTGLIYNDCFSKSLNMFGSSWSVRPMFNKANWSDALLETTPLLQLDPAIPGVFGGPYPFGIDPIWNIASNKLAFLNSFKMKMSVILGIFQMLFGVALSLLNHIYFKKPLNIYLGFIPEMIFMSSLFGYLVILIFYKWTAYDAHTSKEAPSLLIHFINMFLFSYEDTSNKMLYSGQKGLQCFLVVVALLCVPWMLVAKPLVLRQQYLRRKHLGTHNFGGIRVGNGPTEEDAEIIQHDQLSTHSEEGEEFDFGDTVVYQAIHTIEYCLGCISNTASYLRLWALSLAHAQLSEVLWTMVIHIGLSVRSLGGGLGLFFIFAAFATLTVAILLVMEGLSAFLHALRLHWIEFQNKFYTGTGFKFLPFSFDIIREGRFDD; the protein is encoded by the exons ATGGGGGAGCTGTTCCGCAGCGAGGAGATGACCCTGGcgcagctgttcctgcagtcCGAGGCCGCCTACTGCTGTGTCAGCGAGCTGGGCGAGCTGGGCAAGGTCCAGTTCCGCGAC CTGAACCCCGACGTGAACGTGTTCCACCGTAAATTCGTCAATGAGGTCCGGAGGTGCGAGGAGATGGACAGAAAGCTCC GGTTTGTGGAGAAGGAGATTAAAAAGGCAAATATTCCCATCATGGACACGGGTGAAAACCCAGAGGTGCCTTTTCCACGTGACATGATTGACCTGGAG GCAAACTTTGAGAAAATTGAAAATGAGCTTAAAGAAATCAACACCAACCAGGAGGCTCTGAAGAGAAACTTCTTGGAGCTGACAGAATTAAAGTTTATACTGCGTAAAACTCAGCAGTTTTTTGATGAG ATGGCGGATCCAGACCTGCTGGAGGAATCCTCTTCACTGCTGGAGCCGAGCGAGATGGGAAGAGGTGCCCCGCTCCGACTCGG GTTCGTGGCTGGCGTGATCAACCGCGAGCGCATCCCCACCTTCGAGCGGATGCTGTGGCGCGTGTGCCGCGGGAACGTCTTCTTGCGGCAGGCCGAGATCGAGAACCCCCTGGAGGACCCCGTCACG GGGGATTACGTGCACAAGTCTGTATTTATCATCTTCTTCCAAGGTGACCAGCTGAAGAACAGAGTCAAGAAGATCTGTGAAGG GTTCCGAGCCTCCCTCTACCCATGCCCAGAAACTCCTCAGGAGCGGAAGGAAATGGCTTCTGGTGTCAACACCAGAATTGATGATCTTCAGATG GTGCTGAACCAAACTGAGGATCACCGCCAGAGGGTTTTGCAGGCAGCTGCTAAAAACATCCGCGTGTGGTTCATCAAAGTGAGGAAGATGAAGGCCATCTACCACACCCTGAACCTGTGCAACATCGACGTGACACAGAAGTGCTTGATTGCTGAAGTCTGGTGTCCTGTTGCTGACCTGGACTCCATCCAGTTTGCTCTCAGGAGAGGCACT GAGCACAGTGGATCCACTGTCCCATCTATTTTAAACAGGATGCAAACCAATCAGACCCCACCCACGTACAACAAAACTAACAAGTTTACTTCTGGCTTTCAAAACATTGTTGATGCTTATGGCATTGGGACATATCGGGAAATAAATCCAG CACCCTATACCATCATCACCTTCCCATTCCTGTTTGCTGTgatgtttggggattttggccATGGCATCCTGATGACTCTGATTGCTGTCTGGATGGTGGTGAGGGAGAGCCGGATCCTGTCCCAGAAGAGTGACAATGAG ATGTTCAACATGGTGTTCAGTGGTCGATACATCATCCTGCTGATGGGGCTGTTCTCCACCTACACGGGGCTCATCTACAACGACTGCTTCTCCAAATCCCTCAACATGTTTGGTTCCTCCTGGAGCGTCAGGCCCATGTTCAATAAAGCCAACTGGTC AGATGCTTTGCTGGAGACCAcccccctgctgcagctggatccTGCCATCCCAGGGGTGTTTGGGGGGCCCTACCCATTTGGCATTGACCCA ATCTGGAATATTGCCAGCAATAAGCTGGCTTTCCTCAATTCCTTCAAGATGAAGATGTCTGTGATTCTTGGCATTTTCCAGATGCTCTTTGGTGTTGCTTTGAGTCTCCTCAACCACAT CTATTTTAAGAAGCCACTGAACATATACCTTGGATTTATCCCAGAAATGATTTTCATGTCCTCCCTCTTTGGATACCTTGTTATTCTCATCTTTTACAAGTGGACAGCCTACGATGCTCACACATCCAAGGAAGCACCCAGCCTCTTAATACACTTCATCAACATGTTTCTGTTCTCCTATGAGGACACCAGTAATAAGATGCTTTATAGTGGGCAG AAAGGGCTCCAGTGCTTCCTTGTGGTGGTAGCCTTGCTGTGTGTGCCATGGATGCTGGTAGCCAAACCCCTGGTCCTTCGCCAGCAGTACTTAAGGAGAAAACACTTG GGCACGCACAACTTTGGTGGGATCCGGGTGGGCAATGGCCCAACAGAGGAGGATGCTGAGATCATTCAACATGACCAGTTATCTACCCATTCTGAGGAGGGGGAAGAG TTTGACTTTGGGGACACCGTGGTGTACCAGGCCATCCACACCATCGAGTACTGCCTGGGCTGCATCTCCAACACCGCCTCCTACCTGCGCCTCTGGGCCCTGAGCTTGGCCCACGCAC AGCTCTCAGAGGTGCTCTGGACCATGGTGATCCACATTGGCCTGAGCGTGAGGAGCCTGGGGGGAGGCTTGGGCCTCTTCTTCATCTTTGCTGCTTTTGCCACGCTGACAGTGGCCATCCTGCTGGTCATGGAGGGGCTTTCAGCCTTCCTCCACGCTCTGCGCCTGCACTG GATTGAATTCCAGAACAAGTTCTACACTGGCACTGGGTTCAAgtttctccctttctcctttGATATCATCCGTGAGGGGAGGTTTGATGACTGA
- the ATP6V0A1 gene encoding V-type proton ATPase 116 kDa subunit a 1 isoform X6, whose translation MGELFRSEEMTLAQLFLQSEAAYCCVSELGELGKVQFRDLNPDVNVFHRKFVNEVRRCEEMDRKLRFVEKEIKKANIPIMDTGENPEVPFPRDMIDLEANFEKIENELKEINTNQEALKRNFLELTELKFILRKTQQFFDEMADPDLLEESSSLLEPSEMGRGAPLRLGFVAGVINRERIPTFERMLWRVCRGNVFLRQAEIENPLEDPVTGDYVHKSVFIIFFQGDQLKNRVKKICEGFRASLYPCPETPQERKEMASGVNTRIDDLQMVLNQTEDHRQRVLQAAAKNIRVWFIKVRKMKAIYHTLNLCNIDVTQKCLIAEVWCPVADLDSIQFALRRGTEHSGSTVPSILNRMQTNQTPPTYNKTNKFTSGFQNIVDAYGIGTYREINPAPYTIITFPFLFAVMFGDFGHGILMTLIAVWMVVRESRILSQKSDNEMFNMVFSGRYIILLMGLFSTYTGLIYNDCFSKSLNMFGSSWSVRPMFNKANWSDALLETTPLLQLDPAIPGVFGGPYPFGIDPIWNIASNKLAFLNSFKMKMSVILGIFQMLFGVALSLLNHIYFKKPLNIYLGFIPEMIFMSSLFGYLVILIFYKWTAYDAHTSKEAPSLLIHFINMFLFSYEDTSNKMLYSGQKGLQCFLVVVALLCVPWMLVAKPLVLRQQYLRRKHLGTHNFGGIRVGNGPTEEDAEIIQHDQLSTHSEEGEEPTEDEVFDFGDTVVYQAIHTIEYCLGCISNTASYLRLWALSLAHAQLSEVLWTMVIHIGLSVRSLGGGLGLFFIFAAFATLTVAILLVMEGLSAFLHALRLHWIEFQNKFYTGTGFKFLPFSFDIIREGRFDD comes from the exons ATGGGGGAGCTGTTCCGCAGCGAGGAGATGACCCTGGcgcagctgttcctgcagtcCGAGGCCGCCTACTGCTGTGTCAGCGAGCTGGGCGAGCTGGGCAAGGTCCAGTTCCGCGAC CTGAACCCCGACGTGAACGTGTTCCACCGTAAATTCGTCAATGAGGTCCGGAGGTGCGAGGAGATGGACAGAAAGCTCC GGTTTGTGGAGAAGGAGATTAAAAAGGCAAATATTCCCATCATGGACACGGGTGAAAACCCAGAGGTGCCTTTTCCACGTGACATGATTGACCTGGAG GCAAACTTTGAGAAAATTGAAAATGAGCTTAAAGAAATCAACACCAACCAGGAGGCTCTGAAGAGAAACTTCTTGGAGCTGACAGAATTAAAGTTTATACTGCGTAAAACTCAGCAGTTTTTTGATGAG ATGGCGGATCCAGACCTGCTGGAGGAATCCTCTTCACTGCTGGAGCCGAGCGAGATGGGAAGAGGTGCCCCGCTCCGACTCGG GTTCGTGGCTGGCGTGATCAACCGCGAGCGCATCCCCACCTTCGAGCGGATGCTGTGGCGCGTGTGCCGCGGGAACGTCTTCTTGCGGCAGGCCGAGATCGAGAACCCCCTGGAGGACCCCGTCACG GGGGATTACGTGCACAAGTCTGTATTTATCATCTTCTTCCAAGGTGACCAGCTGAAGAACAGAGTCAAGAAGATCTGTGAAGG GTTCCGAGCCTCCCTCTACCCATGCCCAGAAACTCCTCAGGAGCGGAAGGAAATGGCTTCTGGTGTCAACACCAGAATTGATGATCTTCAGATG GTGCTGAACCAAACTGAGGATCACCGCCAGAGGGTTTTGCAGGCAGCTGCTAAAAACATCCGCGTGTGGTTCATCAAAGTGAGGAAGATGAAGGCCATCTACCACACCCTGAACCTGTGCAACATCGACGTGACACAGAAGTGCTTGATTGCTGAAGTCTGGTGTCCTGTTGCTGACCTGGACTCCATCCAGTTTGCTCTCAGGAGAGGCACT GAGCACAGTGGATCCACTGTCCCATCTATTTTAAACAGGATGCAAACCAATCAGACCCCACCCACGTACAACAAAACTAACAAGTTTACTTCTGGCTTTCAAAACATTGTTGATGCTTATGGCATTGGGACATATCGGGAAATAAATCCAG CACCCTATACCATCATCACCTTCCCATTCCTGTTTGCTGTgatgtttggggattttggccATGGCATCCTGATGACTCTGATTGCTGTCTGGATGGTGGTGAGGGAGAGCCGGATCCTGTCCCAGAAGAGTGACAATGAG ATGTTCAACATGGTGTTCAGTGGTCGATACATCATCCTGCTGATGGGGCTGTTCTCCACCTACACGGGGCTCATCTACAACGACTGCTTCTCCAAATCCCTCAACATGTTTGGTTCCTCCTGGAGCGTCAGGCCCATGTTCAATAAAGCCAACTGGTC AGATGCTTTGCTGGAGACCAcccccctgctgcagctggatccTGCCATCCCAGGGGTGTTTGGGGGGCCCTACCCATTTGGCATTGACCCA ATCTGGAATATTGCCAGCAATAAGCTGGCTTTCCTCAATTCCTTCAAGATGAAGATGTCTGTGATTCTTGGCATTTTCCAGATGCTCTTTGGTGTTGCTTTGAGTCTCCTCAACCACAT CTATTTTAAGAAGCCACTGAACATATACCTTGGATTTATCCCAGAAATGATTTTCATGTCCTCCCTCTTTGGATACCTTGTTATTCTCATCTTTTACAAGTGGACAGCCTACGATGCTCACACATCCAAGGAAGCACCCAGCCTCTTAATACACTTCATCAACATGTTTCTGTTCTCCTATGAGGACACCAGTAATAAGATGCTTTATAGTGGGCAG AAAGGGCTCCAGTGCTTCCTTGTGGTGGTAGCCTTGCTGTGTGTGCCATGGATGCTGGTAGCCAAACCCCTGGTCCTTCGCCAGCAGTACTTAAGGAGAAAACACTTG GGCACGCACAACTTTGGTGGGATCCGGGTGGGCAATGGCCCAACAGAGGAGGATGCTGAGATCATTCAACATGACCAGTTATCTACCCATTCTGAGGAGGGGGAAGAG CCTACAGAGGACGAGGTG TTTGACTTTGGGGACACCGTGGTGTACCAGGCCATCCACACCATCGAGTACTGCCTGGGCTGCATCTCCAACACCGCCTCCTACCTGCGCCTCTGGGCCCTGAGCTTGGCCCACGCAC AGCTCTCAGAGGTGCTCTGGACCATGGTGATCCACATTGGCCTGAGCGTGAGGAGCCTGGGGGGAGGCTTGGGCCTCTTCTTCATCTTTGCTGCTTTTGCCACGCTGACAGTGGCCATCCTGCTGGTCATGGAGGGGCTTTCAGCCTTCCTCCACGCTCTGCGCCTGCACTG GATTGAATTCCAGAACAAGTTCTACACTGGCACTGGGTTCAAgtttctccctttctcctttGATATCATCCGTGAGGGGAGGTTTGATGACTGA
- the ATP6V0A1 gene encoding V-type proton ATPase 116 kDa subunit a 1 isoform X3, whose product MGELFRSEEMTLAQLFLQSEAAYCCVSELGELGKVQFRDLNPDVNVFHRKFVNEVRRCEEMDRKLRFVEKEIKKANIPIMDTGENPEVPFPRDMIDLEANFEKIENELKEINTNQEALKRNFLELTELKFILRKTQQFFDEMADPDLLEESSSLLEPSEMGRGAPLRLGFVAGVINRERIPTFERMLWRVCRGNVFLRQAEIENPLEDPVTGDYVHKSVFIIFFQGDQLKNRVKKICEGFRASLYPCPETPQERKEMASGVNTRIDDLQMVLNQTEDHRQRVLQAAAKNIRVWFIKVRKMKAIYHTLNLCNIDVTQKCLIAEVWCPVADLDSIQFALRRGTEHSGSTVPSILNRMQTNQTPPTYNKTNKFTSGFQNIVDAYGIGTYREINPAPYTIITFPFLFAVMFGDFGHGILMTLIAVWMVVRESRILSQKSDNEMFNMVFSGRYIILLMGLFSTYTGLIYNDCFSKSLNMFGSSWSVRPMFNKANWSDALLETTPLLQLDPAIPGVFGGPYPFGIDPIWNIASNKLAFLNSFKMKMSVILGIFQMLFGVALSLLNHIYFKKPLNIYLGFIPEMIFMSSLFGYLVILIFYKWTAYDAHTSKEAPSLLIHFINMFLFSYEDTSNKMLYSGQKGLQCFLVVVALLCVPWMLVAKPLVLRQQYLRRKHLPQEGQPEEAQGSTNAQALEAAAAATGTHNFGGIRVGNGPTEEDAEIIQHDQLSTHSEEGEEPTEDEVFDFGDTVVYQAIHTIEYCLGCISNTASYLRLWALSLAHAQLSEVLWTMVIHIGLSVRSLGGGLGLFFIFAAFATLTVAILLVMEGLSAFLHALRLHWIEFQNKFYTGTGFKFLPFSFDIIREGRFDD is encoded by the exons ATGGGGGAGCTGTTCCGCAGCGAGGAGATGACCCTGGcgcagctgttcctgcagtcCGAGGCCGCCTACTGCTGTGTCAGCGAGCTGGGCGAGCTGGGCAAGGTCCAGTTCCGCGAC CTGAACCCCGACGTGAACGTGTTCCACCGTAAATTCGTCAATGAGGTCCGGAGGTGCGAGGAGATGGACAGAAAGCTCC GGTTTGTGGAGAAGGAGATTAAAAAGGCAAATATTCCCATCATGGACACGGGTGAAAACCCAGAGGTGCCTTTTCCACGTGACATGATTGACCTGGAG GCAAACTTTGAGAAAATTGAAAATGAGCTTAAAGAAATCAACACCAACCAGGAGGCTCTGAAGAGAAACTTCTTGGAGCTGACAGAATTAAAGTTTATACTGCGTAAAACTCAGCAGTTTTTTGATGAG ATGGCGGATCCAGACCTGCTGGAGGAATCCTCTTCACTGCTGGAGCCGAGCGAGATGGGAAGAGGTGCCCCGCTCCGACTCGG GTTCGTGGCTGGCGTGATCAACCGCGAGCGCATCCCCACCTTCGAGCGGATGCTGTGGCGCGTGTGCCGCGGGAACGTCTTCTTGCGGCAGGCCGAGATCGAGAACCCCCTGGAGGACCCCGTCACG GGGGATTACGTGCACAAGTCTGTATTTATCATCTTCTTCCAAGGTGACCAGCTGAAGAACAGAGTCAAGAAGATCTGTGAAGG GTTCCGAGCCTCCCTCTACCCATGCCCAGAAACTCCTCAGGAGCGGAAGGAAATGGCTTCTGGTGTCAACACCAGAATTGATGATCTTCAGATG GTGCTGAACCAAACTGAGGATCACCGCCAGAGGGTTTTGCAGGCAGCTGCTAAAAACATCCGCGTGTGGTTCATCAAAGTGAGGAAGATGAAGGCCATCTACCACACCCTGAACCTGTGCAACATCGACGTGACACAGAAGTGCTTGATTGCTGAAGTCTGGTGTCCTGTTGCTGACCTGGACTCCATCCAGTTTGCTCTCAGGAGAGGCACT GAGCACAGTGGATCCACTGTCCCATCTATTTTAAACAGGATGCAAACCAATCAGACCCCACCCACGTACAACAAAACTAACAAGTTTACTTCTGGCTTTCAAAACATTGTTGATGCTTATGGCATTGGGACATATCGGGAAATAAATCCAG CACCCTATACCATCATCACCTTCCCATTCCTGTTTGCTGTgatgtttggggattttggccATGGCATCCTGATGACTCTGATTGCTGTCTGGATGGTGGTGAGGGAGAGCCGGATCCTGTCCCAGAAGAGTGACAATGAG ATGTTCAACATGGTGTTCAGTGGTCGATACATCATCCTGCTGATGGGGCTGTTCTCCACCTACACGGGGCTCATCTACAACGACTGCTTCTCCAAATCCCTCAACATGTTTGGTTCCTCCTGGAGCGTCAGGCCCATGTTCAATAAAGCCAACTGGTC AGATGCTTTGCTGGAGACCAcccccctgctgcagctggatccTGCCATCCCAGGGGTGTTTGGGGGGCCCTACCCATTTGGCATTGACCCA ATCTGGAATATTGCCAGCAATAAGCTGGCTTTCCTCAATTCCTTCAAGATGAAGATGTCTGTGATTCTTGGCATTTTCCAGATGCTCTTTGGTGTTGCTTTGAGTCTCCTCAACCACAT CTATTTTAAGAAGCCACTGAACATATACCTTGGATTTATCCCAGAAATGATTTTCATGTCCTCCCTCTTTGGATACCTTGTTATTCTCATCTTTTACAAGTGGACAGCCTACGATGCTCACACATCCAAGGAAGCACCCAGCCTCTTAATACACTTCATCAACATGTTTCTGTTCTCCTATGAGGACACCAGTAATAAGATGCTTTATAGTGGGCAG AAAGGGCTCCAGTGCTTCCTTGTGGTGGTAGCCTTGCTGTGTGTGCCATGGATGCTGGTAGCCAAACCCCTGGTCCTTCGCCAGCAGTACTTAAGGAGAAAACACTTG CCCCAGGAAGGGCAGCCCGAGGAGGCCCAGGGCAGCACGAACGCGCAGGCGCTCGAGGCAGCAGCGGCTGCAACA GGCACGCACAACTTTGGTGGGATCCGGGTGGGCAATGGCCCAACAGAGGAGGATGCTGAGATCATTCAACATGACCAGTTATCTACCCATTCTGAGGAGGGGGAAGAG CCTACAGAGGACGAGGTG TTTGACTTTGGGGACACCGTGGTGTACCAGGCCATCCACACCATCGAGTACTGCCTGGGCTGCATCTCCAACACCGCCTCCTACCTGCGCCTCTGGGCCCTGAGCTTGGCCCACGCAC AGCTCTCAGAGGTGCTCTGGACCATGGTGATCCACATTGGCCTGAGCGTGAGGAGCCTGGGGGGAGGCTTGGGCCTCTTCTTCATCTTTGCTGCTTTTGCCACGCTGACAGTGGCCATCCTGCTGGTCATGGAGGGGCTTTCAGCCTTCCTCCACGCTCTGCGCCTGCACTG GATTGAATTCCAGAACAAGTTCTACACTGGCACTGGGTTCAAgtttctccctttctcctttGATATCATCCGTGAGGGGAGGTTTGATGACTGA